A section of the Eublepharis macularius isolate TG4126 chromosome 1, MPM_Emac_v1.0, whole genome shotgun sequence genome encodes:
- the LOC129329693 gene encoding ras-related protein Rap-2a-like, with the protein MQEYKVVVLGSGRVDKSVLTVQFVTGTFIKKYNPTIEDFYLKEIEEDASPSVLEILDTAGTEQFASMWDLYIKNGQGFILVYNLVNQQSFQDIRPMRDQIIRIKR; encoded by the coding sequence atgCAGGAGTACAAGGTGGTGGTGCTGGGCTCGGGCAGAGTGGACAAGTCGGTGCTCACCGTCCAGTTCGTTACTGGCACCTTCATCAAGAAGTACAACCCCACCATCGAGGACTTCTACCTCAAAGAGATCGAGGAGGATGCCTCGCCCTCCGTCCTGGAGATCCTCGACACGGCCGGCACTGAGCAGTTCGCCTCCATGTGGGACCTCTACATCAAGAACGGGCAGGGCTTCATCCTGGTCTACAACTTGGTCAACCAGCAGAGCTTCCAGGACATCCGCCCCATGCGCGACCAGATCATCCGCATCAAGAGGTGA